In Gossypium arboreum isolate Shixiya-1 chromosome 5, ASM2569848v2, whole genome shotgun sequence, a single genomic region encodes these proteins:
- the LOC108474038 gene encoding serine/threonine-protein kinase AFC3-like isoform X1, translating into MAMEVEEMEKARIRKRPRLGWDVAPSRPEAQRALVTSRRSSPPKRDDDHEGHYVFNLGENLTPRYKILSKMGEGTFGRVLECWDRQNREYVAIKVVRSIRKYRDAAMIEVDVLEHLAKNDKGTSHFVQIRNWFDYRNHICIVFERLGPSLFDFLKRNKYCPFPVDLVREFGRQLLESVAYMHDLRLIHTDLKPENILLVSSEYVKLPGCKRGSSDETHFRCLPKSSAIKLIDFGSTAFDNQNHSSIVSTRHYRAPEIILGLGWSYPCDLWSVGCILIELCTGEALFQTHENLEHLAMMERVLGPLPEHMIRRANRGAEKYFRRGSRLNWPEGAVSRESIRAVRKLDRLKNIVSRYVESSRYSLADMLEGLLKYDPSERLTARQALNHPFFRYPN; encoded by the exons ATGGCAATGGAAGTGGAAGAAATGGAGAAGGCGCGAATCAGGAAACGGCCTCGTCTTGGTTGGGACGTGGCACCGTCTCGTCCAGAG GCACAACGAGCTTTGGTGACATCTCGGCGTTCTTCACCGCCCAAGAGGGATGATGATCACGAAGGCCATTACGTCTTTAATCTCGGTGAAAATCTCACTCCAAGAT ATAAAATTCTTAGTAAGATGGGTGAAG GCACATTTGGTCGAGTTTTGGAATGTTGGGACCGTCAAAATCGAGAGTATGTTGCAATTAAAGTAGTCAGAAGCATCCGTAAGTACCGTGATGCGGCAATGATTGAAGTTGATGTTCTTGAACATCTGGCTAAGAATGATAAAGGCACCTCACA CTTTGTGCAGATTCGCAATTGGTTTGATTACCGCAATCACATTTGTATA GTATTTGAGAGGCTTGGACCAAGTTTATTTGATTTTCTAAAGAGAAATAAATACTGCCCATTTCCTGTGGATCTTGTTCGGGAATTTGGACGTCAGCTTTTGGAATCTGTAGCAT ATATGCATGATTTACGCTTAATCCACACTGACCTGAAGCCAGAAAATATTCTTCTTGTATCTTCTGAATATGTAAAGCTTCCTGGTTGCAAG AGGGGTTCTTCAGATGAAACACATTTCAGGTGCTTGCCAAAGTCAAGTGCCATTAAGCTGATTGACTTTGGTAGTACTGCATTTGATAATCAGAATCATAGCTCCATTGTTTCTACGAGGCATTACAGAGCCCCTGAGATTATTCTAG GTCTAGGTTGGAGTTATCCATGTGATCTGTGGAGTGTTGGTTGTATCCTGATTGAACTATGCACG GGTGAGGCATTATTTCAGACCCATGAGAACTTGGAGCATTTAGCGATGATGGAGAGGGTGTTAGGACCTCTTCCAGAGCACATGATTCGAAGGGCCAA CCGGGGTGCTGAAAAATATTTCCGGAGAGGCTCAAGACTAAATTGGCCTGAAGGAGCAGTATCTAGGGAGAGTATTAGAGCTGTTAGGAAGCTTGATCGGCTGAAG AATATAGTATCACGGTATGTAGAGAGCTCAAGATATTCACTCGCAGACATGTTGGAAGGATTATTGAAATATGATCCATCCGAACGGCTCACTGCACGCCAAGCTCTAAATCATCCATTTTTTAGGTATCCAAATTAG
- the LOC108474038 gene encoding serine/threonine-protein kinase AFC3-like isoform X2 has protein sequence MAMEVEEMEKARIRKRPRLGWDVAPSRPEAQRALVTSRRSSPPKRDDDHEGHYVFNLGENLTPRYKILSKMGEGTFGRVLECWDRQNREYVAIKVVRSIRKYRDAAMIEVDVLEHLAKNDKGTSHFVQIRNWFDYRNHICIIWGTNSGMTMKMLGMVQRGSSDETHFRCLPKSSAIKLIDFGSTAFDNQNHSSIVSTRHYRAPEIILGLGWSYPCDLWSVGCILIELCTGEALFQTHENLEHLAMMERVLGPLPEHMIRRANRGAEKYFRRGSRLNWPEGAVSRESIRAVRKLDRLKNIVSRYVESSRYSLADMLEGLLKYDPSERLTARQALNHPFFRYPN, from the exons ATGGCAATGGAAGTGGAAGAAATGGAGAAGGCGCGAATCAGGAAACGGCCTCGTCTTGGTTGGGACGTGGCACCGTCTCGTCCAGAG GCACAACGAGCTTTGGTGACATCTCGGCGTTCTTCACCGCCCAAGAGGGATGATGATCACGAAGGCCATTACGTCTTTAATCTCGGTGAAAATCTCACTCCAAGAT ATAAAATTCTTAGTAAGATGGGTGAAG GCACATTTGGTCGAGTTTTGGAATGTTGGGACCGTCAAAATCGAGAGTATGTTGCAATTAAAGTAGTCAGAAGCATCCGTAAGTACCGTGATGCGGCAATGATTGAAGTTGATGTTCTTGAACATCTGGCTAAGAATGATAAAGGCACCTCACA CTTTGTGCAGATTCGCAATTGGTTTGATTACCGCAATCACATTTGTATA ATTTGGGGTACAAACTCAGGTATGACAAtgaaaatgcttggaatggtACAGAGGGGTTCTTCAGATGAAACACATTTCAGGTGCTTGCCAAAGTCAAGTGCCATTAAGCTGATTGACTTTGGTAGTACTGCATTTGATAATCAGAATCATAGCTCCATTGTTTCTACGAGGCATTACAGAGCCCCTGAGATTATTCTAG GTCTAGGTTGGAGTTATCCATGTGATCTGTGGAGTGTTGGTTGTATCCTGATTGAACTATGCACG GGTGAGGCATTATTTCAGACCCATGAGAACTTGGAGCATTTAGCGATGATGGAGAGGGTGTTAGGACCTCTTCCAGAGCACATGATTCGAAGGGCCAA CCGGGGTGCTGAAAAATATTTCCGGAGAGGCTCAAGACTAAATTGGCCTGAAGGAGCAGTATCTAGGGAGAGTATTAGAGCTGTTAGGAAGCTTGATCGGCTGAAG AATATAGTATCACGGTATGTAGAGAGCTCAAGATATTCACTCGCAGACATGTTGGAAGGATTATTGAAATATGATCCATCCGAACGGCTCACTGCACGCCAAGCTCTAAATCATCCATTTTTTAGGTATCCAAATTAG
- the LOC108472512 gene encoding DDT domain-containing protein DDR4: MVVDRRKPSLGPMPSLEGKETRDDSVLILDDSFFNSEVTKLRNRWELASVLNFLIVFEPLIGTDLKLTAEEIELGLVKPNTSIAALHVKLLKGTPPMSKLLNVSDGWVTVLCKKLAVWWPWVAEGEIPLTARNGEEISKYKELDPTSRLLLLKALCEIRADQDDAVSYINDAMKSNKEISCFRKEKIGANGNVLYWYDGNTVFGYRLYKEINRTESKSKAKGKASSTLPTVCSHWETLAVDFKEFREVVDKLLASRTAAEVAIGKTINNDVIPVVEKFQKKKDRALKRKERQEMLLNDLRNSSGTEITRSCRNRRPVSYTFDEYDRAIDEAIELTKKRKTVEEQSHGQKLPRQSFALDGGSDVEGSVSKGSSDGKANSSGSDTEDDKLHEAGDDGNGKDDDDDDDYSSGTDGDDSNGSDSCNSADENENLNDEDHKKDVLMGLCRSKRLAGGAIHPGIRTGNLGTKNRLRQRPMVNSALEIIVSDSEDDVPSDHTT, encoded by the exons ATGGTCGTTGATCGCCGAAAACCCTCTCTCGGACCAATGCCGTCTCTGGAAGGCAAAGAAACCCGAGACGACTCGGTCTTGATTTTGGACGACTCGTTTTTCAATTCGGAGGTCACCAAGCTACGTAACAGATGGGAACTCGCCTCGGTTCTCAATTTCCTTATT GTTTTTGAGCCATTGATCGGGACTGATTTGAAGCTGACAGCGGAAGAGATCGAGTTAGGGCTGGTTAAACCTAATACCTCAATTGCCGCACTTCATGTCAAACTTTTGAAG GGGACACCACCTATGAGTAAATTGTTGAATGTTTCTGATGGATGGGTGACCGTACTTTGCAAGAAACTTGCCGTGTGGTGGCCATGG GTTGCTGAAGGAGAGATTCCACTCACTGCTCGCAATGG AGAGGAGATATCTAAATACAAAGAACTTGATCCAACTAGCCGCTTGCTTCTCCTAAAAGCACTTTGTGAAATTCGAGCAGAT CAAGATGATGCAGTGTCATACATTAATGATGCTATGAAAAGTAATAAAGAAATTTCTTGCTTCCGGAAAGAGAAGATAGGGGCGAATGGAAATGTTTTGTACTG GTATGATGGAAATACAGTCTTTGGTTATAGATTGTACAAGGAAATAAACAGGACTGAATCTAAATCAAAAGCAAAGGGGAAAGCAAGTTCAACCTTACCAACTGTCTGTTCTCACTGGGAAACACTTGCAGTGGATTTCAAGGAATTCCGTGAAGTTGTG GATAAACTCTTGGCTAGCAGGACTGCAGCAGAAGTTGCTATTGGCAAGACTATCAATAATGATGTCATTCCTGTTGTGGAGAAATTTCAAAAG AAGAAAGACAGGGCACTGAAACGGAAGGAAAGGCAAGAAATGCTCCTAAATGACTTGAGAAATTCTTCTGGTACTGAGATTACCCGCTCATGTCGCAATCGTAGGCCTGTCAGTTACACATTTG ATGAATATGATCGTGCTATTGATGAGGCTATAGAATTAACAAA GAAAAGGAAGACTGTTGAGGAACAAAGCCATGGACAGAAGCTTCCAAGACAATCTTTTGCCCTCGACGGAGGTTCAGACGTGGAAGGCTCTGTCTCAAAAGGCAGTTCAGATGGGAAAGCAAACTCCTCGGGTAGTGACACTGAAGATGACAAGCTACACGAAGCTGGCGATGATGGTAATGGGaaggatgatgatgatgatgatgattataGTAGCGGAACAGATGGTGATGACAGCAATGGTAGTGACTCATGCAATTCTGCagatgaaaatgaaaatttgaacGATGAGGACCACAAGAAAGACGTGTTAATGGGATTGTGCCGGAGTAAGAGATTGGCTGGAGGTGCCATCCATCCTGGCATAAGAACTGGAAATTTGGGCACAAAGAATAGGTTGAGGCAAAGGCCAATGGTTAACTCTGCCCTTGAAATTATCGTGTCTGATTCAGAGGATGATGTCCCATCTGATCATACAACATAA